The following are encoded together in the Anaerostipes caccae L1-92 genome:
- a CDS encoding GntP family permease: protein MIGIVLGLALLVFLAYKGYSIIWVAPVSAMVVALTGGLSLLPAYTDTYMQGLVDFAKSWFPMFLLGAIFGKAMEVTGAAHSVAKKLSSMIGAQRAILAVIISCGILVYGGISLFVVVFAIYPIAVSLFREADLPRRLIPGCIACGAFTFSMTAFPGNPQLNNIIPTKYFGTNAMSGPVMGIAGGLVMLVGGYLWLSYRAKKMTAAGEHFDEPDNIKESASEDLPNPLLSVVPLLIVVASLNVLPMWIAFPEDKKSTYAIIIALLLGIAASVLLNLRNLKDIIGAVSEGANGSVMAIMNTSAAVGFGAVVKAAPGFAVLTKAVLGIKASPLISEALAVTLLAGATGSSSGGMGIALEALGPKYMEMATSLNIDPGAFHRVASIASGGLDSLPHCGAVITLLAVAGMTHKKSYADIGMVTCVIPIVATVVVVAMGMMGIV from the coding sequence ATGATTGGAATTGTTTTAGGGCTTGCGCTGCTGGTATTCCTGGCGTACAAGGGATATTCAATTATCTGGGTGGCTCCGGTATCCGCTATGGTTGTGGCGCTGACCGGGGGACTTTCTCTGCTACCTGCATATACAGACACCTATATGCAGGGGCTTGTAGATTTTGCCAAATCCTGGTTTCCAATGTTTCTTTTGGGAGCGATTTTCGGAAAGGCGATGGAAGTTACGGGGGCGGCTCATTCTGTGGCAAAAAAATTGTCCTCAATGATCGGAGCCCAGAGGGCAATCCTGGCGGTGATTATCAGCTGCGGTATTTTGGTCTATGGCGGAATTTCACTGTTTGTGGTTGTGTTTGCCATTTATCCGATTGCCGTATCCTTATTCCGGGAGGCTGATCTTCCGAGAAGACTGATCCCAGGGTGTATTGCCTGCGGTGCATTCACATTTTCCATGACCGCATTTCCCGGCAATCCCCAGCTGAATAATATCATTCCCACAAAATATTTCGGGACGAACGCAATGTCCGGGCCCGTCATGGGTATTGCGGGCGGGCTCGTCATGCTTGTGGGAGGTTATCTGTGGCTGTCTTACCGCGCAAAGAAAATGACTGCCGCTGGAGAACACTTTGATGAACCTGACAATATAAAGGAGAGTGCTTCAGAGGATCTGCCCAATCCGCTGCTGTCGGTTGTGCCACTGCTGATCGTTGTGGCATCACTGAATGTTCTGCCGATGTGGATCGCGTTTCCGGAAGATAAGAAGTCTACTTACGCCATCATCATTGCCCTGCTCCTGGGGATCGCCGCGTCTGTTCTTTTAAATCTGCGGAATTTGAAGGACATCATTGGCGCTGTCAGTGAAGGTGCCAACGGATCTGTCATGGCGATCATGAACACATCTGCGGCTGTGGGATTCGGTGCCGTGGTGAAAGCGGCTCCCGGATTTGCCGTGCTTACAAAGGCTGTCCTGGGCATCAAAGCAAGTCCTCTCATTTCGGAGGCGCTGGCTGTAACACTTCTGGCCGGAGCTACCGGATCATCCTCCGGAGGCATGGGCATCGCGCTGGAAGCATTGGGGCCGAAATATATGGAGATGGCCACATCTTTGAACATTGATCCGGGTGCTTTCCACCGTGTTGCATCCATCGCATCCGGGGGACTGGATTCTCTGCCGCACTGCGGGGCTGTCATCACACTGCTGGCCGTAGCGGGAATGACACATAAAAAATCTTATGCAGATATCGGAATGGTTACCTGTGTGATTCCGATTGTGGCAACCGTAGTTGTTGTGGCGATGGGGATGATGGGAATAGTGTGA
- a CDS encoding murein hydrolase activator EnvC family protein gives MKKKYFGVTVFLLTLCLCFASLPGLAVKADSRTEDLKDKAKKKEEENKELEKKISGMEKEIEAMDQKIEKASDKADKLEKKLNDTKKQVSDTKEKLSEAKASKEKQYKIMSKRIKYLYENRNTGYIDVIVQAKSFNEFLTRLDYVSKISNYDNNMFHRLRKTQDKIALASKKLEESYKEIKTVTKEAKAEEAKIVSLADSKKSKLIQFQQKIASNKDLMQKYQDRIDYYDTASNKPSGGNAGNSSSSGSSRPGGSSSGSSGGSSSGNHSSGGGSSSLTWPVPSCHTVTSPFGNRTHPVQGGTKFHEGIDIGAPKGSTVVAAGSGTVEVAGYSPYNGNWVKIDHGNGLETLYLHNSSLKVSSGQRVSRGQKIASSGSTGMSTGPHLHFAVKKNGSYVNPMNYM, from the coding sequence ATGAAGAAAAAATATTTTGGTGTAACAGTATTTCTTTTGACCCTGTGTCTTTGCTTTGCCAGCCTGCCGGGATTGGCGGTGAAGGCTGACAGCAGGACGGAAGACTTGAAGGATAAGGCAAAGAAAAAAGAAGAGGAAAATAAGGAGCTGGAAAAGAAGATTTCCGGGATGGAAAAGGAAATCGAGGCCATGGATCAGAAGATCGAGAAGGCTTCCGATAAAGCGGACAAGCTGGAAAAAAAGCTGAATGACACGAAGAAGCAGGTGAGTGATACAAAAGAAAAGCTCAGTGAGGCAAAGGCATCCAAAGAAAAGCAGTATAAGATTATGAGCAAACGGATAAAATACCTTTACGAAAATAGAAACACAGGTTATATTGATGTGATTGTACAGGCAAAATCTTTTAATGAGTTCCTTACAAGACTTGACTATGTGTCAAAGATTTCTAATTATGACAATAATATGTTTCACAGGCTCAGAAAAACTCAGGACAAGATTGCCTTAGCTTCAAAAAAGCTGGAGGAAAGCTACAAGGAGATTAAAACTGTGACGAAGGAAGCCAAGGCTGAAGAGGCCAAGATTGTCAGCCTGGCCGACAGCAAGAAATCCAAGCTGATACAGTTCCAGCAGAAGATTGCATCAAACAAGGATCTGATGCAGAAGTATCAGGACCGTATAGATTACTACGATACTGCATCAAACAAGCCGTCCGGAGGAAACGCAGGGAATAGTTCTTCATCCGGAAGTTCCAGACCCGGGGGCAGTTCTTCGGGAAGCTCCGGCGGATCATCCTCCGGAAATCACAGTTCCGGGGGCGGATCTTCTTCACTGACATGGCCGGTCCCGTCCTGCCATACAGTTACTTCACCATTTGGAAACCGGACACATCCGGTTCAGGGGGGAACGAAATTCCATGAAGGCATTGATATCGGAGCGCCAAAGGGTTCCACGGTAGTAGCAGCGGGAAGCGGTACAGTGGAAGTGGCAGGATACAGCCCGTATAACGGAAACTGGGTGAAGATTGACCACGGAAACGGACTGGAGACATTGTATTTACATAATTCTTCTCTGAAAGTCTCGTCCGGACAGAGAGTCAGCAGAGGGCAGAAGATCGCGTCATCCGGCTCCACCGGGATGTCCACCGGGCCGCATCTTCACTTTGCAGTAAAGAAAAACGGCAGCTATGTGAATCCAATGAATTATATGTGA
- a CDS encoding LysR family transcriptional regulator has protein sequence MNLKQLTYFVALAKNQNFTTAANELFICQSALSKTIKAMEEDLDVQLVDRTAKRFCLTPEGRMLYQEGRDALESINNQMEHLRDCINAENGEISVGIPPVISTIYFASIIQGFRKAYPGIRLVIAEEGANTVKEKVQSGEIDIGVVILPFASDDFHILPVFKSDNVLTVSTDHPFAGREKAAFRELRNEEFISLDKTFMLHSRTRELCHMSGFEPNIVMESSQWDFVAEMVSLNQGVAILPRPILSRFNSDKIKILTLTEPEFPWDIALIIRKDKYVSNPIRHFQTYVKEHGNIK, from the coding sequence ATGAATTTAAAACAGCTGACCTATTTTGTTGCACTGGCAAAGAATCAAAATTTTACCACTGCCGCAAATGAATTGTTTATCTGCCAGTCGGCACTGAGCAAGACGATTAAAGCCATGGAAGAGGATTTGGATGTACAGCTCGTTGACCGGACTGCGAAACGCTTTTGTCTGACGCCGGAGGGCAGGATGCTTTATCAGGAAGGCAGAGATGCACTGGAGAGCATCAACAACCAGATGGAGCATTTAAGAGACTGTATTAATGCAGAGAACGGGGAAATTTCCGTGGGAATACCTCCGGTGATCAGCACGATTTATTTTGCGTCTATTATCCAGGGGTTTCGAAAAGCCTATCCGGGAATCCGCCTTGTAATTGCGGAAGAGGGAGCAAATACTGTGAAAGAAAAGGTTCAGTCCGGAGAGATTGACATCGGTGTGGTCATACTTCCTTTTGCTTCGGACGATTTTCATATCCTTCCTGTATTTAAGTCGGACAATGTGCTGACGGTCAGCACGGATCATCCTTTTGCGGGCCGTGAGAAAGCAGCTTTTCGGGAGTTAAGAAATGAAGAGTTTATTTCACTTGACAAGACATTTATGCTCCACAGCCGGACCAGGGAACTGTGCCATATGTCGGGCTTTGAGCCGAACATCGTTATGGAGAGTTCCCAGTGGGACTTCGTGGCCGAGATGGTTTCGCTGAATCAGGGAGTGGCCATTCTTCCGCGGCCGATCTTATCCCGTTTTAATTCAGATAAAATAAAAATTCTTACACTGACGGAACCGGAGTTTCCATGGGATATAGCATTGATCATAAGAAAGGACAAATACGTTTCAAATCCGATCAGACATTTTCAGACGTATGTCAAAGAACACGGGAATATTAAATAA
- the ftsX gene encoding permease-like cell division protein FtsX translates to MIFRRLAYGFKEGLKNIFRNKIFSLATVGTIMACIFLLGVTFSVLLNVRATVKQAEDSVTISVFFDEKLAESRKDAIGKKIKGYKEVQSVRYVSAEEAWAKYKKEVFKNNEDLLEGFEGKNPLNESDSYEVMLKDVKYHGKMVRQFKGLDGVRKVEYAKGAAEGISKANLLGAYVAGAIILILLLVSVFLVSNTVSIGIAVRKEEIAIMRLIGATNRFIRAPFIVEGAVIGIVGSLIPMGVIYIGYKVIVNYIIDKFHVLTNFMEFVPVNQIMVYLIPASLLVGLGIGCLGSSFTIRKYLRV, encoded by the coding sequence ATGATATTTAGACGGCTGGCCTATGGGTTTAAAGAAGGGCTGAAAAATATTTTCAGGAACAAAATTTTTTCTTTGGCAACGGTAGGGACGATCATGGCCTGTATTTTCCTTCTGGGAGTGACATTTTCCGTGCTCCTCAATGTAAGGGCTACGGTAAAGCAGGCAGAAGATTCAGTGACCATTTCCGTATTCTTCGATGAAAAGCTGGCGGAGAGCAGGAAGGATGCCATCGGAAAGAAAATCAAAGGTTACAAAGAAGTTCAGTCTGTCCGTTATGTATCGGCGGAAGAAGCATGGGCTAAGTATAAAAAAGAGGTATTCAAGAACAATGAAGATCTTTTGGAGGGATTTGAGGGCAAAAACCCGTTAAATGAATCGGACTCCTATGAAGTCATGTTAAAAGACGTGAAGTATCACGGAAAAATGGTCAGGCAGTTTAAAGGCCTGGACGGAGTGAGAAAAGTAGAGTATGCAAAAGGTGCCGCAGAGGGGATTTCCAAGGCAAATCTTCTTGGAGCCTATGTGGCAGGGGCTATTATCCTGATTCTTTTGCTTGTGTCGGTCTTCCTCGTGAGCAACACCGTCTCTATCGGTATTGCGGTGAGAAAAGAAGAGATCGCCATTATGAGACTGATCGGTGCCACCAACCGGTTTATCAGGGCTCCGTTTATTGTGGAGGGAGCCGTCATAGGAATCGTCGGCTCTCTGATCCCTATGGGCGTCATTTATATAGGCTATAAGGTGATAGTCAACTATATTATAGACAAATTTCATGTACTGACAAATTTTATGGAGTTTGTACCTGTAAATCAGATCATGGTTTATCTGATTCCTGCGTCTCTGTTAGTGGGGCTCGGCATCGGATGTCTCGGAAGCAGCTTTACGATCCGCAAATACCTGAGAGTGTAG
- a CDS encoding acyl CoA:acetate/3-ketoacid CoA transferase, whose translation MSKLSSAEEAVKQIKDGDTVAFNGFAFGFGFAEEIAKALGKRYEEEGHPKELTLLFGSGCGDGGALKEDFGLDHLAKEGMVKRIIAGHVGLAKKLSRMINENKIAAYNFPQGVVAHLFRAIAGGKPGVLTQVGLKTFADPRVEGGRMNQAAQGESFVEVMEAAGKEYLLYRSIPVDVAIIRGTVGDEKGNMTVDKEGVLLETLHIAEAARNSGGIVIGQVKEVAKEGTLDPREIYVPGIMVDTLVKAKPENHRMTCILDYDASFTGEVKVPSDSIAPMEMGIRKVIAKRCAKELQLDTTINLGIGVPEGVASVALEAGIADRLTMTIEAGAIGGVPQGGHSLGAAANVEVLIGQPNLFDFYDGGGLDLTCLGLAQADAKGNINVSKFNGRMVGCGGFVNISQNTKNVIFCGTFTAGKSLIEVKDRGLQIVQDGEFTKFVDRVEQITFSGEYGVQTGQNVLYVTERAVFRLTEGGLELIETAPGIDLEKHILDKMDFKPLISRNLKEMDADIFDNTPLKIGGR comes from the coding sequence ATGTCTAAATTAAGCAGTGCAGAAGAGGCAGTAAAACAGATCAAAGACGGCGACACGGTAGCGTTCAACGGATTTGCTTTCGGATTCGGGTTCGCTGAAGAAATAGCAAAGGCCTTGGGAAAACGCTATGAGGAGGAGGGGCATCCAAAAGAATTGACGCTCCTGTTTGGATCGGGCTGCGGAGACGGAGGAGCCCTTAAAGAGGATTTCGGCCTTGACCATTTGGCAAAAGAGGGAATGGTCAAACGAATCATCGCCGGGCATGTGGGACTGGCAAAGAAGCTGAGCAGGATGATCAATGAGAATAAGATCGCAGCTTATAATTTTCCGCAGGGTGTCGTTGCACATTTATTCAGGGCCATTGCAGGCGGCAAGCCCGGGGTGCTGACTCAGGTGGGATTAAAAACATTTGCAGATCCAAGAGTGGAAGGCGGCCGCATGAACCAGGCTGCTCAAGGCGAGAGCTTTGTGGAGGTTATGGAGGCAGCAGGGAAAGAATATCTTCTGTACCGTTCCATTCCTGTGGACGTCGCCATCATCCGCGGCACGGTGGGAGACGAGAAAGGGAATATGACGGTCGATAAAGAAGGCGTGCTTTTGGAAACACTTCATATCGCTGAGGCAGCCAGAAATTCCGGCGGAATCGTGATCGGCCAGGTAAAAGAGGTGGCAAAAGAGGGGACTTTGGACCCAAGAGAGATATATGTCCCGGGAATCATGGTTGATACATTGGTCAAAGCTAAACCAGAAAATCACCGTATGACTTGTATTCTTGACTATGATGCGTCTTTTACGGGAGAAGTAAAAGTGCCGTCTGACAGCATTGCTCCCATGGAAATGGGAATACGGAAGGTCATCGCAAAGCGGTGCGCCAAAGAGCTTCAGCTGGATACTACGATTAATCTGGGGATCGGGGTACCGGAAGGGGTCGCATCCGTTGCCCTGGAAGCAGGGATCGCAGACCGTCTGACAATGACGATCGAGGCCGGAGCGATCGGAGGCGTGCCTCAGGGAGGGCACAGCCTTGGAGCTGCTGCCAACGTAGAGGTGCTGATCGGCCAGCCGAATCTGTTTGACTTTTATGACGGCGGCGGACTTGACCTGACCTGCCTGGGGCTTGCACAGGCTGATGCCAAAGGAAATATCAATGTAAGCAAGTTTAACGGCAGGATGGTTGGCTGCGGAGGATTCGTAAATATTTCACAGAATACGAAAAACGTCATTTTCTGCGGTACATTTACGGCCGGAAAGTCGCTGATCGAAGTAAAAGACCGGGGACTTCAGATCGTACAGGACGGTGAGTTTACCAAGTTTGTGGACCGCGTGGAGCAGATTACCTTCAGCGGAGAATATGGCGTGCAGACCGGCCAGAATGTGCTGTATGTGACGGAACGGGCGGTGTTCAGACTGACGGAAGGCGGTCTGGAACTAATTGAGACAGCACCTGGAATCGATCTGGAAAAGCACATTTTAGACAAGATGGATTTCAAACCTTTGATATCACGGAATCTAAAAGAGATGGATGCAGATATATTTGACAACACCCCATTAAAGATCGGAGGCAGATAG
- a CDS encoding MaoC family dehydratase: MGNCSLKVGDECSFCKQISNEDVLAFAEVTGDKNPLHLDDDYAKDTVFKERIAHGMISAGVISAAIAMKLPGPGTTYLGQSLKFTGPVKIGDTVTASLRVKELKEKTKFTIATITTTCVNQEGRVVVEGEATVIPPEHKEDTACLN; the protein is encoded by the coding sequence ATGGGAAATTGTTCATTAAAGGTCGGAGATGAATGTTCTTTTTGTAAACAAATCAGCAATGAGGATGTCCTGGCATTTGCAGAGGTGACGGGGGATAAGAATCCGCTGCATCTGGATGATGACTATGCGAAAGATACGGTATTTAAAGAGAGGATAGCTCATGGGATGATCAGTGCCGGAGTTATCTCGGCGGCCATTGCCATGAAGCTTCCGGGACCCGGTACCACATATCTGGGTCAGTCTCTGAAATTTACAGGACCTGTGAAGATTGGAGACACAGTCACAGCCAGTCTGAGGGTAAAGGAATTAAAAGAAAAAACTAAGTTTACGATCGCCACCATTACTACGACTTGTGTCAATCAGGAAGGCAGGGTTGTCGTGGAAGGGGAAGCAACCGTTATTCCGCCGGAGCATAAGGAGGATACAGCATGTCTAAATTAA